Part of the Musa acuminata AAA Group cultivar baxijiao chromosome BXJ3-10, Cavendish_Baxijiao_AAA, whole genome shotgun sequence genome, TCTATCTTGGAGGAGATTATGTTGCTAGGAACCGAGAAATCCTCCGCCAGCATGGGATTACCCATGTCCTGAATTGTGTTGGCTTCGTTTGCCCGGAGTACTTCAAGTCAGATCTTGTTTACAAGACCCTTTGGTTGCAGGATAGCCCGACAGAGGACATCACGAGTATATTGTATGATGTGTTTGATTACTTTGAGGATGTTCGGCAGCAGGAAGGGAGAGTGTTTGTCCACTGCTGCCAGGGTGTGTCAAGGTCGACCTCTCTGGTCATAGCTTACCTGATGTGGAGGGAAGGGCAGAGCTTTGATGATGCCTTCCAGTTTGTAAAGGCAGCAAGAGGAATAGCTAATCCCAACATGGGTTTTGCCTGTCAACTGTTACAGTGCCAGAAGAGGGTGCATGCGATCCCGCCAAGCCCCAGGTCATTGCATGGGATGTACCGAATGGCACCTCACTCACCTTATGATCCTTTGCACCTTGTCCCCAAGATGTTAAATGATCCTTCACCATCTGCACTGGATTCAAGGGGTGCATTTATAATTCATGTTCTCTCATCAATTTATGTGTGGATTGGTAATAATTGTGAGTCTGTTATGGAGAAGGATGCAAAAGCTGCTGCCTTTCAGGTGGTAAGGTATGAGCAAGTGCAGGGGCCAATCGTGATGATTGAAGAAGGGAAAGAGCCCTTAGATTTTTGGGAAAACTTCCTGAATGCACTGTCTTTGTATGATGGCACAAAGATTGAGAAGGAACAAGTTGAAGCAGCTAGGTTTGTTGTAGGTAAAAGGAGAGTGGAAGCCTATGATGTGGATTTTGAGCTCTTCTACAAAGCTCTTAGTGGAGGTATTGTGCCACCATTTGCTTCTTCAGGACACGAATGTGAAACACACCTTCCAGCAAGAGAAAGTAGTTGGAGTGTGTTGAGGCAAAGGTTTGTATCAGTAACCACTGGTAGATTTTTTTCAGATACAGCATTGGTGAGAGATATCGATACTTTCTCTGGTAGGATGCAGGTATTGAATGCAGAGACATCAAATTCCCTGTCATATCCTTCTCCCAGTAGTCTTTCTTCTCCTGATTTAAGCATTTGTTCAAAGTCTAGTTTGGAGTCACCTTCAGTCTCTCTTTCAACATGCTTCTCTCCTCTCATGTTACCACCTGCATCACATAACATGCGCAACTCTTTGCCACAATCAACTGGACCTTCTCAAAAGATTTCTGACACAGTTGACTCATTGAAATCATCTGTTAGAACAATTCATTCTCCATCCAAGGGGCTAGCAAAATCTATTGCTGAAAGAAGGGGAGGTTTTTCATCTTTAAAACTGCCAACACTTTCCAAAGATGCTTCGCTAATGTGTCAGAAGGCACTAAATCCATCTTCTGCTTGCCAAATTACACATGAAGTCCTAGATAAACTTAATATTGATGAAAATCAAAATCATAATGTTTTAGGCTGTGCAAATAGTGTGGGTTTAGAATCAGGTGTTAAGTGCTTAGCTGAAAATGCTATTAGTAGTTCTGAGAACTATGAAAATGTAAAGAGAATTTTTCTACGGAAGGATGACCAATTATTCCATGGTTCAAGTGGTCTTGTTGATGGTAGATTGGAGAAGCCAAATCCTGAACTACCCCTTGTATACCGCTGGCCAAGTATGgaaaagctagcaacaatttccaAAGAGGATCTTGATTCCAGAGATGTGTTTCTTTTCTTAATTGATAGTGCTAATAGAAGTGGAGAGGCAGGTGGTTATGTACTATATTTGTGGATAGGGAGTGAATTTGAACAGGCTGATGGAAAAACTCAACCAAAGGGCAGCAGAGACAAACAAATTGTTTCAATCAATTGGCACAAAATTGGATGTGATTTCCTTGATTCAGTTGGTCTTCCAAAGGATCTCCCAGTTAAGGTACTTTTGGAATGATATCAATACATTTTGTATTATTCTCTTTGCAGAAAACAAATTTCTTGCCTGCAAATATTTGGCAGCTCTGGTAGATTGTTTTATATCATTTGTCGGCAGTTCTTAAACTTGTACTGTCAAAATATGAATATTGCTTTTTGAGTGGCAGCGGAAATGCTAGATTTTTGTATGAAAGTTAGAAATCTGATCATCGATGGACTAGGGAAACTGAAGAATAGACTTCTACTTCTGATGATTCTGAGTATCTTTGTAAACATTTCATCTGATCCATGCATAAATATTTATTGATGTAAACGATGGCATCTTTTTAGAATTAACTACAGATACATGTGCTGTAGACAAGAAGTATCTACATGTCAATTCTGCCAAGATACTATCCACCAGCTTGGGTTACCTGCTTCAAGGTCTAGTGAACCTTAACTCTAAAAGCAGTTGCAGAGACATTTTCTCATCAAAAAGTGCATGTAAAAATAGAGTTCATCTTTCTTTGGAAGTAGAAGGATCAATTTCACATAGATGGATAATATCGTAGCCCTGGAATTGCTGAAATTAGGCAAGATAACCAGAGGAATGAACTGACTATAAATATGTACGAGGATTAGAGAAGACAACTGTATAGACACCAGAATGCACTTCTATAACATTTTACTTAAGGAGGTGTGTGCATCTTTTATCTTTTCCTCATCTGTCATGTTATTGCTGGTTTTGCATACTTTGCCTTTTCTAGAATATACTGTAACTAACCTTCACTAAATGAATTTTCCTGCAATTTTTTATGTATCTTTATTGAGGTTACTGGTCAGCTCCATATGCAATGTTTTACCATCATTGCCTTCATTATGGAGCCGCACATTGCGATTTCCTTCACTCCAGCATGGTCCTTCAGCTTGTAATTTTCAATGATTAGGGTCAGGTTCTGATGTTCACAAAGTATTGGTAAATGTTAAGCATTCATGTGAATAATgaattaatgatgcataatgacctAAAAATAGTGTAACTTTTTAGAGAGAAAAAAAGTTGTGTTGGAGTATAGTGTAATGTTATGCATCTTTTGTCCGGCTTGGTCTTTCATTGAATGTTGAGTAATTTAAAATTATAGTAAGTAAACATGGTCTAAGGGTTTCTGTGAGGAGAAGGCATCGATTTCATGGCATTTAATGTGTCCATTGCGAAGATCATCAGATTGAGTTTTAAAGCCACAACTGATTGTTTAATTGTTAAAAAAGTTTCCTTTTAATTAAGGAAGGTATTGTCACTTTGTCCTtagcaaaatattaatttttctaTGTGACAAGTCATTAACCTGATGTTCATATAATTCATGTTGCAGTAGGCATATGATCCTTTTTTTCCCCTGTTGGATCGAGGAAAATGTTTTGATGTTGAATTCATATCCTGCGAGTGGGCATGATATAATGACTTTGGCTATACTTGAGAGTTGAGATATGTTGAAAGCTATACAGACAAAAATGACCAGAAAAATACAAGATGGGTTTGAAGAAATGCAAGAAGGGTTGACTAGAATTGTGTAGGCTGAATTGTAtctgagagatcaaataattattgattttcgtaGATGTTAGGTGATCTCTCAAAAATTTGGGCGTTTTAATGTGGGAACTTGACAATTTGGATTGGGATTGACTGATAATGCAAATCATGGAACTTGACAAATTTTTGGACTATTTTCTTGTTTCTTTATTTCTAGTTGGCATGGAATAGTCATTTACAATCTGAATGATGATAGGTTGTCAAGGAAGATGAAACAGCGAAGCTCCTGGAACTGCTGAATTCTTCTTAAGCTTGTCTCTGCAATAAAATGTTTTAGTGCCTAACAACGCGACCTTGCTCTGGTGCATTTTCCTTGCAAACTACGCACAATGGAGTTCATTTTGCATGAACGGCAATAGCAATGCCTGGTAGCTATCAGCGAGGTAATGACAGACACTTGTCTTCTGGAGTGCAAATTATTCTTCGACAtgtttttgatagaaattagtcttTGTTCCCCTCCAATTAATTTGATCTATTCTTAATAACAGGAGACTGCCCAAACTTCATCTGTTTGGAGTGCAGGTTCTGGCACACTTGGATGTATATTGCCTGCTCCCCTGTAAGCTCAAACATTGGGAACAAAGAATGAAAGCTTTGATTTTTTAGGACCCACCCATTTCTTAGTCTTTTATGCTTCCTTGCACAATTTATGAACCAAATTCTACATCTTTATGGGTCAACTCATCTCTTTTGCCATCTCCTTATGCTAATGTGTTGTTTCTCGAGTTGTGCAAACTATGAGCTCCATGGATAAAGAGTCGTTCttaaattttttgttttattGACATCTCAGTCGCGGTTCCTGCTGAGTGAATTGATGATCATCTCAGTCGCGGTCCCTGCATTCATCACTGAAGTCGAGAGTTCAAACGAGGTAATCTAAATGTCTTGAGATGCACTCTGATGCAGCCACAGCCTGTGTTTACCGTGCCATTTGTTCTCGTTCACCTTCAACCTGACTGAATGTTTCTTGTTTTCTTCACTGTGCACAAACAGGTGTACTGTCTGTGAAGCTTTAACACTAAGGTTTTGGAATCAATCTATCGTATCAGGCTGAATCATGTTATCCAAATACATCATGTAATTGGAGGTGCATTACAGCAAGTAGTTAGTTATAATGCTGTGGACTTCGCCTTATTAATTGAACTTGGCCTTTCCAGCATCGCATATAACGAAAACACACAGGAAACCGGGGAACCTTAAACGGGAGAAGAATCGAGTTCCTCCGAACTACCGGTCAAGCAAACGATCTTGTTTACCCAACAACCAATTGCGGATCTCCTCCCCCTTTAATAgtagagcgagcgagagagagcggCGGGTAGAAGCCGACGACGTCATACTTTCCCCGGTCTCGCCCACTCGATCCCATCGAAACCCTAATTCCGAACGAGAAACCTCGACAAATCCCTCCTCCGATTGGCCCCCTTTCTCCCCGGCCCATGGATTCCGACGATTCCGTCACCGATCCGAATCCCCACCACCCCGACCCTTCCCTCGACGCTGAGCCCGCCACGGTGGAACAGATGGGTTCTCTCGCCTTGGGAGAAGCCGGCGACCCCGCGGGCGCAGAGCGGCCGGTCGGCAACGGTTTTCTGCCCGCGGATTTCTACGCGGCCGCGGGTGAGATCGAGGTCGTGGAGGAGGGGTCGCCGGTCTCTGAGGATCTGGCCGGGCCTTCGTCTCTTGGTGGCTCTGGTGCCTGTCGGGAGCGCTCGGGCCGCGGGGACGAGCTACCTAGCCCCAGCAGCAGCGGTTACGCTGGAGAGAGGGGGAGCAGTGGAGGGTCGAGCGAGATCGAGGAGGCCGATGACCGAGAGACGATGCTGGATGATTGGAGCCGCGGGAAGCGGCATCCTGACGAGGTGACTAGTTTTTGGTCTTGTGAATCTCTGGTGGTCTCTGAAGTTTTGCAAGTTTTCAAGTTGGTGAATGCAGTGCTAGGATCTTTTATACCCATTTGGCATGTTAGCATGTATTACATTCACTAAAATCTGAAGTTGCCATGTCAAGTTCATATGTGATTGATTATCTCCTTGTGCTAGTTCATCGTGCTATCTGATAACCTTGGAAGTTTGAGTGCGCAGAGTAAGAAATATTTTCCAGCATGTTGATTGTTATCCTTCTTCTAAGCTTTAAGATTTGGCCGGGCTggttatttttttcccttttatctGAAATGTAGGATGATGGTTCAGTTTCATGGAGAAAGCGAAAGAAGCACTTCTTTATTCTGAGTAACTCTGGGAAGCCAATATATTCTAGGTATGCCTAGATTTATGTGCTTGACTTTAATATACTTGGCACAGTGTTTATCACCACACCAGCATTCACATCATGATTAAATAAAATTGGAACCGTTTCACATGTCATCTTACTGCAATTTCAGGTATGGGGATGAGCATAAATTAGCAGGATTTTCAGCAACTTTGCAGGCTATTATTTCTTTTGTAGAAAACAGGTATGATATTTTGCTGATCAGTTTTATCATTCAGCCAATTTCTTGAAAATTTGGTTCCAGTGAACTGATTTTAGACATTCTTCATATATTTTGCTAGTGGAGACCGTCTGAAGTTTATAAGAGCTGGGAAACATCAGGTCAGTTGTGGCCTTTATTTTGTGTTCAGTTACTGCACCCTTAGATCTTATATTTGTAAGGGCACATAAGTTGTCCTTGTTGTAAATAGGAAGATGGCACACCATTTGAACGTGCTCACTAAAGTTCTGAAAAAGTTGATTGCTGGAATTTGAGGAACGGTGATCTTCGTCATATTTACAGATAAGATTAGATCCCATAAAATGAAAAATCCAACCCTACATTCTTTGAAGATCCTGATTAGTATAAAATCTgtgcaaaatgaaaaaaaatagaacAAAAGCAACCTGATCAAGATGCAATACCGGTAAATATCTTGATTCTTATAACTTTTCAGATTTGTTTGGTGAAActgtcaaatttttatttttctttttatatacgAATTATTTAATCTTTCCTCCATTACTCTTCCCTAGTTGGTGGCTTGTTGCAAGAACCTGGTATGTTAGACTTTTCAATTTGTTGGTAATTGAGGATTTGCAGTCATGTGCTGGGACACTACCAGTTGTTGGGCTCGGCAGATTGGCATCATTGTCAATTCATCACTTTTATGAATCCTGAAATTGTTTATCCATTTTCTTTTATCTTAAGTGCTCCTTTGATAAAACATATTTGTCTTACAGCCTTGAAAATTCTTCTGTTTTCCTTCCCTTTTCTTATGATTCCATCAGTGGTGATGCTCAGTCTTATCATTTCATTGCAAACTTTGTAAGAAGATTGTGTTTACTTGTTTGCTTTGTTTGTTCTAATTTAAAAATGAATAGTTCTTTTATCGTATATGGTGTAACTTCTTTAATGTTTCGTTCAATAAGAAATTTgcaattgataattatgatgtATCAGTGACTTTATATGTTGTTGCTCTACAATAAGTATATGTTGCTATACAAATTGGTTTGCTGCAATTTATGAGATAGAATGAAATTCTTTAGTTGTTTCCATCATATGATGGGCTTATAGTTTACACACACACCATATTTTATTTTAGATTGTGGAGTTGATGTGAAAGGTGTTCAATAATCTTTATTTCATATCTATTTTAACCCTTGTGTAAGTTATTTTGCATTTTTGTTTGCTCAGGTGGTTTTTCTTGTAAAAGTTCCAATATATTTAGTATGCATAAGCTGTACAGAAGAGCCATATGAAGCTTTGAAAAGACAGTTGGAGCTTATTTATGGTCAGGTACTTCATGCTTAACTTTATAACACCATGCACTGTTTGACCAcccttattttttctttttgccttTAGTGATTTTCCTTATTATTTAATCAAGTTTGTCATTATGGTTCTGTAAATGGATACACTTTTAACACTTTTTAATGTTTAATTTCAAAGCCTTCTTTGTTATTATGTTGATCCAGATGCTGCTTATCTTGACAAAATCGGTAAATAGATGTTTCGAGAAGAATCCAAAATACGACATGACCCCATTGTTGAGAGGAACTGATGCCGTCTTCTCTTCTCTGATTCATGCATTCAGCTGGTTTGTATTTTCTAATCTGAAGCCAAAAGCTTTGGTTATTTGGTACATTAGTTATAGTTGCTCTTCTGCTCAAGGcatcaaatttctttttttttcaacaaaCATATCCTTCTGTGCTGATTCTCTTGTAGTTGATGACAAAAATGTGACAGACCAATAAACTTTCACATAGGCATTAACATTAGTACACGGTAGCTAAAGCTCAaaacatgataactatgattaTAAGACTTTAAAGGAAATTGTATGCATTCATGAATCATTCATGTTGGTACATTATGGATTTCTTCACTAGCTGTATCAGTGTGCTGTAGTTGGGGTTTCTTGTGCCAACTCTGCCCCTAGACACATGCAAAAGGATGAACTTTtgctatatatatgtattataatgCTCCTAGTGGAGCAACTTGTAAACTGCTTCAACAATGAAAAACAGCTAGATGCCCTTGGTCATTTAATTTAGAATGTCTCTATCAAGGGTGGACCAGACATTTAGTAGCATGTCTTGCTGTGCATTTATTAGTATAACAAATGGCTAACCTATCCTTGAGTTTACCTTATTCTTCCTTAACAGTGCCAAGGGTAACATCatccgtgtgtgtgtgtgtgtgtgagagagagagagagagagagagagggagagagagttgCATAGTCATTTTCTGATAAGGTAAATAAGAATGCTCTTTGAGGTAGTCATAGTATCTAAAATAAGATATTAATAATCTAGAATATGATGAGGGATGCCGTTGACTTCTGTTTTACATATTTCAGGAATCCTGCTACATTTCTTAATGCATATACTTGCCTTCCTCTGTCTTATTCAACAAGACAAGCTGCCAGTGCTATATTGCAAGATGTTGCTGATTCAGGAGTTTTATTTGCATTATTGATGTGTAAGAACAAGGTTTGTTCAAAGTATACAATGTTTGCAGGTGTTTTTGGTTATGAACCACATAAAGAGATTAAGCAACAGCTTGTCATACTTTACCTGTTTATCATAAATCATTCCTGTAAACATTGGTTAACAAAATTGCACCACATATGGATTTATACACTTATGTAAAGCACCAAAATATGCTTGTATATCATTCTTATTTGCTGCATATGGCTTTATACAAAATTGCATAAACATTGGTTTACAAAAGCACCAAAATATGCTGGTATATCATTCTTATTTAATGCCTGATATTTCACCCTATTTTTTTGGTTGAAGAAGTAAACATATCCATGTTTGAGATGTAAGAGAGAACCTTTTGTGCTTATGAATGTGTCTGGTTGAGTTAGCCATTTTACTTCACTGAAGATGAAACTGATATTTTCTGGCTTTGGCTAATAAAGAATGGTTTCCATTGTTTGGGTATAGAAATCATGAGAGTAGCTAATTCTATCACATCCATTTGTCTGTTCAGTCTGGTTGagtccttttcttttctcttcctgTAAGATCTGTAAGACTACTCGAGGATTTGAGTGCTGTTTGCTTTTCCCATGGAGGCTGATCACTGTCATGGTACATGGCACAGGCCCCTGCTTTGTCATCATAATCGCATCAGCACTTAAATTTTCTGTGCTAATCCTAATAATAATTTAGACTCGATCAACATTCATTTTTCTCATTCTTGAATCCTTCCATATTTTAATGTTTATCTGTtcaatattcttcaaatatgaagTCTTCCATTGTGCACCCCTCATATTTTGCTTCTCATCGCTTTTTGAATCTCTGTAGTATTGTTGTTTCTTTAGGAAAGAGCTGTAAGCCTGATTTTTCCTGCAGACAGTGTAGAAAATTAGTAGCATCTTCAAGATCttcatgattttctttttttgaaagaCTCTACCATTTTATCATGTATCGCTTGCTTCAAGGTGTGCAGTGCAATTCCTCAAATATTCCTCCTGTAATAGTCTGATCAACAGTATGATAGAGGATGACCTAGGAAGAATTagtaaaaaagataaataatagaGTATGAAAAGTTGATGCCCCCCAAAAGAACTTGTGACACTGCCCTGTGTATTGGACCTAGATTTTAAACCTCGAATGGTTCCATTACCAAGTACCAACATAATTATTTTACCTAGAATTCCatcaaatatttatgatatttgttCTTTTTATACATGTTCTAATTTGAGAAATGCTAACTTTATTTTAAGCCTTAATCCTTTGACATACAAGTTCTTCATCCTTAGCATGCATCGGAAAGCTGACTTCACTATACTATGCTGCAGGTCGTCAGTCTTGTTGGAACTCAAAAGGCATCTCTGCACCCTGATGACATGCTGTTACTTTCCAATTTTATAATGTCTTCAGAATCATTCAGGTAGTCATCTTTCTTGGATTCAAACCCATGTTTAGGACAACTACTGTACAGTAATTATAAATCTTGTGAGGACAATGTCCGATATTATCCCATTAGAGGTGGATCTGGATTTGACCTATCTATATAAATCCTATGTGACAATGGTACCTGATTTCGGATTTGGCGACCAAATGAAAAAAGTCAAGTGAAAGAATCACTTAGGAAGATAATTGCTGTAAATACAAGTAATTATATTTTCAGACTGATGTAGGTGTGTGACTTATGCAGTTGAACTATATATTCAATTATGTCTTAATCGATTCTGAAGTTCAATGGTTTATTGACATTTTAGTTTCATAATCTTCATGGCTTTTTTCATACTGTATCAGCAATCGCTATGCAGAAAGACATGTTTTTTTCTCTCAGCAATAACTCTATGTTATCTAACTTAATTgtcaaatatttttttcctatAAGAATAAAAATTTGTCTTTTCTTATAACTTAGCTTTTAACATTTTGCATGAGCTTTTTTATAGCACTGCATGACCTTCTAGAGTGTAAAGATTATTGAACTTATTGGATGACAATGATacaattttaaatcataaatctTGGACTTGTTTAGATAACTATTCTCTTGTATGATTCCATTTGCATCGTGCAGGACTTCCGAGTCTTTCTCACCAATTTGCTTGCCAAGATACAATCCAATGGTGTTCCTTTATGCTTATGTCCATTTTCTTGATGTGAGTGAGATATAATATCCCTGTAGAATTCATCTTGTATCTTTGATTTTGCGAACTGGGTCCAAATATATATTTGATCAAGATTCATGGTTTCATTGGGAAAGAACTTTGTCCTTTTCATGGAGTTGTCAGAGCACTGGCTTAGGTTACAATCTCAGCAACTTATCATTGTTATACAGGTGGATACATATTTGACATTGCTTACTACCAGTTCAGAttctttctatcatctcaaggattgCAGGTGAGCTGCTACATAAAGAAACAATAAACTTTGGCACATAGCAGTTATTTTCTTTCTATTGCTGCTCCACAACATAGGGATAAGTTTTTGCCATACTGTAACAAATAACATCAGTTCCATTGATGATATCAAGGATTCGCATTGAGACCGTGCTTGTGAAGTCCAATGTTCTCTCTGAAGTTCAAAGATCAATGCTAGATGGTGGTCTACGTGTTGAGGATCTCCCACTTGATTCTTCTCTTCGGTCTAGGTCTCTGACAACACCTGAACTTTCCTCTTCTCAAACTGGCATCGGTGGCCCCTCTGGACTTTGGCATTTCATGTATAGGAGCATCTACCTTGATCAATATGTATCATCGGAGTTCTCCTCACCCATAAGCAGTTCAAGTCAACAGAAAAGGTGCTATTGCTGGCTTTACCCTCATAAGTTTGCAGCTTTTTGTACCTATTTGATATATCTACCTGGTTCACCCTCATAAGTTAATAAATCTAATGAACATGCAGGTTATTTAGGGCTTACCAAAAGTTGTATGCTTCAATGCATGATAATGGAACTGGTACACATAAAACACAGTTCAGAAGAGATGAAGATTTCGGTGAGTTTTAAGTCTAGTAGGAACATGATTTCCACTTTGGAAGTGTGGGAATTGCTATATTTTTTTACAGTATGTAGTTTATTGTTTTTCATGGGCCTACCCCAGCACCTGCACTTTTAGCAGTTTGTGCACTGGGTTGCCCTTTGGagtggcttgttttgtggttcccTGGTTTTGATCAGTCTAgctttttttttaaaatctatACATAATCTTAAATTGAGTTACAACTGGCAGTTCTCCTGTGCTGGATCACTCAAGATTTTGAACTTTATGCAGCATTTGATCCACTTGCAGACAAGGTttgattctctttcttcttttgtgaGTTCTCTTGTTTATTCTATCCCAGTATTGAATTTTGCTTGACACAGAACAAGAACAAAGATGATCCTAATTAAGACTTATGTAATGGTGTTTGATCTGACTCTATGGCTTTACTGCTATTTATAACCTTGATACGTTTTGGCTGATGTATAACCTTGATACGATGGGAAACTGACCTTGGTTAGGATAAATTTGCAGGCTCTTGCAATAAAGACGTGCAACAGAGTTTGTCAATGGGTAAGAGATGTAGAAAATGAGATATTTTTGTTTGGTGCAAGCCCCTTTTCGTGGTGATTTTTCACCAACAAATCTTTTACTGTGAACGAGATTGGAGCCGCCCCTCTATACAATGTAGCTATCAGTTATATGTAATATTTTGTTTTCGTTGCTAATAAAAGGTTTTTATGTTGCATTATCATTGAGCAGTGTAGAAAATTCTTGAGCTGTCTATTACTATAAGTGAATTGTAATTCCAGGGTTTGCCAAATTGTACCACAGTCTGAACAAATAAGCTCGGTTTTTTTTAGTTCATTTGTTCTTCGTGTCTATGAGCAATAAAAGTTGTAATAAGAGCACATGCATTCATTACCATGAggctttttttattttcatctttTCGGAATAGGGGAGTGGCTCTCTCAATTATATCCTTTCTTACGTTTTGATCTACAAAGCTCCTTTTGTGTTTTTGatacttttaaaaaaaaatctagattTTTTTATATGGTgaagaatttatttattttccttatATATAGATAGAATATGTCATATCACgttaattttacattatttttttattatatttttttagttatagatgttttatttctctttttgatttttttgaagTTCTCTTTTCCTCCCTAACAAATACAAGtggcatgatatatatatatatatatatatatatatatatatatatatatataacattattTGAACGTGATCAAACCAAACCATGTTAGAGGTTGACATGTTAGAGAAACATAAACTAAATTCTTAGTGGAGTTGTGCCCGAATCGAACTCGAGTTCGAGTTTTAACTTATGCACAAACTTCGAACTGTTTTGACACCCAATTTCCTTCTCTGTGGATCTTGCAACATATCACATCCCAATTTCCAACATCAGCGGGTGGAGAAGAAAGATCCAAACGGACCGGACCGTCCAAGTTAACCCCACTTAGTCAGTCCACCTTCCTTTCAAACCTCATCACGTTTGAACAGCAAAACACCAAAAGACGCCATAGAATGGCTGGTTACCTTGTGCTCTGTCCTCGTCTCCCGACGTCTCCGACCGACATAAAATAAACTTGatctaaaata contains:
- the LOC135585526 gene encoding protein-tyrosine-phosphatase MKP1-like; translated protein: MGGEQDSAGVPLPSGRRTFWRSASWSASRTSVLDHSRDCASEEKNTSNGQLQHRPGPLLTPRSQSQKARSCLPPLQPLAIARRSLDEWPKAGSDDIGEWPQASTPGAKADVCKLGDGLRLDLSSLRSQGKRDQIAFFDKECSKVANHIYLGGDYVARNREILRQHGITHVLNCVGFVCPEYFKSDLVYKTLWLQDSPTEDITSILYDVFDYFEDVRQQEGRVFVHCCQGVSRSTSLVIAYLMWREGQSFDDAFQFVKAARGIANPNMGFACQLLQCQKRVHAIPPSPRSLHGMYRMAPHSPYDPLHLVPKMLNDPSPSALDSRGAFIIHVLSSIYVWIGNNCESVMEKDAKAAAFQVVRYEQVQGPIVMIEEGKEPLDFWENFLNALSLYDGTKIEKEQVEAARFVVGKRRVEAYDVDFELFYKALSGGIVPPFASSGHECETHLPARESSWSVLRQRFVSVTTGRFFSDTALVRDIDTFSGRMQVLNAETSNSLSYPSPSSLSSPDLSICSKSSLESPSVSLSTCFSPLMLPPASHNMRNSLPQSTGPSQKISDTVDSLKSSVRTIHSPSKGLAKSIAERRGGFSSLKLPTLSKDASLMCQKALNPSSACQITHEVLDKLNIDENQNHNVLGCANSVGLESGVKCLAENAISSSENYENVKRIFLRKDDQLFHGSSGLVDGRLEKPNPELPLVYRWPSMEKLATISKEDLDSRDVFLFLIDSANRSGEAGGYVLYLWIGSEFEQADGKTQPKGSRDKQIVSINWHKIGCDFLDSVGLPKDLPVKVVKEDETAKLLELLNSS
- the LOC135651964 gene encoding vacuolar fusion protein MON1 homolog, with the translated sequence MDSDDSVTDPNPHHPDPSLDAEPATVEQMGSLALGEAGDPAGAERPVGNGFLPADFYAAAGEIEVVEEGSPVSEDLAGPSSLGGSGACRERSGRGDELPSPSSSGYAGERGSSGGSSEIEEADDRETMLDDWSRGKRHPDEDDGSVSWRKRKKHFFILSNSGKPIYSRYGDEHKLAGFSATLQAIISFVENSGDRLKFIRAGKHQVVFLVKVPIYLVCISCTEEPYEALKRQLELIYGQMLLILTKSVNRCFEKNPKYDMTPLLRGTDAVFSSLIHAFSWNPATFLNAYTCLPLSYSTRQAASAILQDVADSGVLFALLMCKNKVVSLVGTQKASLHPDDMLLLSNFIMSSESFRTSESFSPICLPRYNPMVFLYAYVHFLDVDTYLTLLTTSSDSFYHLKDCRIRIETVLVKSNVLSEVQRSMLDGGLRVEDLPLDSSLRSRSLTTPELSSSQTGIGGPSGLWHFMYRSIYLDQYVSSEFSSPISSSSQQKRLFRAYQKLYASMHDNGTGTHKTQFRRDEDFVLLCWITQDFELYAAFDPLADKALAIKTCNRVCQWVRDVENEIFLFGASPFSW